In Aspergillus fumigatus Af293 chromosome 4, whole genome shotgun sequence, one genomic interval encodes:
- a CDS encoding putative MFS multidrug transporter, with product MSRELSLDLVSGNFFVLLLCRKEISCIQKPSVPLSRFTTLWLAFSLMHAAPTSHPRHHDDDHLHLNHVDASPHGLTCLDKDRDGDIPNSTNNDGSHPPTSPDAHVFDITSHGRTSSDTSFNDSDGDDDAEDADLVIDTPSEKPVTWASLPKKGQLAILTFARLSEPLTQTSLQAYLFYQLKSFDPSLPDSTISTQAGIMQGSFTAAQFLTAVWWGRLADAEWMGRKRVLLIGLLGTCISCLGFGFSRSFAAAVVFRVLGGILNSNVGVMRTMISEIIEEKKYQSRAFLLLPMCFNIGVIVGPIVGGSLADPIHSYPHLFGPGSFFGGKHGVGWMERWPFALPNILNAIFTFAAFLAILFGLDETHEVARYRSDWGRQVGRTLFGFFSRRRVPRHYRQLRNLEDNESLYMDGSVTSTSAPSSPIRLQGLPRHKRPGFRQIWTPNVLLTLLVHFLLAFHTSAFNAMTFVFLPTPRAPENSRRGFFHFSGGLGLPSSRVGLATAIIGVIGLPLQIFVYPHVQSRLGTLSSFRTFLPFSPVAYTLMPFLVIIPRYPWLVWSAFTAVVGLQVISRTFALPAAIILVNNCVTDPSILGTVHGVAQSIASAARTLGPFIGGWGLGLGLKNNLVGGIWWALALEALVGWLLLWTIHEGKGIERRKDARRGTQES from the exons ATGTCACGCGAGCTTAGCCTCGATCTCGTCAGCGGAAATTTCTTCGTTCTATTGCTGTGCCGGAAAGAAATTTCTTGTATACA AAAACCATCAGTCCCCTTATCACGCTTCACTACACTCTGGCTTGCCTTTTCATTGATGCACGCCGCCCCTACAAGTCATCCGCGACAtcatgatgatgaccatctccatctcaaCCATGTAGACGCCAGCCCTCACGGATTAACTTGCCTCGACAAAGATAGAGATGGAGACATTCCAAACAGTACGAACAATGACGGTAGTCATCCTCCAACCTCTCCTGACGCACACGTATTCGACATCACCAGTCATGGACGAACCTCATCAGACACATCCTTCAATGATAGTGACGGGGATGACGATGCAGAAGACGCCGATCTAGTCATCGACACCCCTAGTGAGAAGCCCGTCACTTGGGCCTCCCTGCCCAAAAAGGGCCAACTTGCCATCCTCACCTTTGCCCGTCTCTCCGAGCCACTGACCCAGACATCACTCCAAGCATACCTCTTCTACCAGCTCAAGTCGTTCGACCCTTCGCTGCCAGACTCGACCATTTCAACGCAGGCGGGGATCATGCAGGGCAGCTTTACCGCAGCGCAGTTTCTCACGGCGGTCTGGTGGGGCCGGTTGGCGGACGCGGAGTGGATGGGGAGGAAGCGTGTGCTGCTGATTGGGTTGCTGGGGACGTGTATCTCATGccttgggtttgggtttTCGAGGTCGTTTGCGGCGGCGGTAGTATTTCGGGTTCTTGGGGGCATTCTGAACAGTAACGTTGGGGTGATGCGGACGATGATATCGGAAATtatcgaggagaagaa ATATCAATCGCGTGCGTTCCTGCTTCTTCCGATGTGCTTTAATATCGGGGTTATCGTTGGCCCTATTGTTGGGGGTTCGTTGGCCGATCCTATCCACAGCTATCCTCATCTGTTTGGCCCTGGGTCGTTCTTTGGTGGAAAGCATGGTGTGGGGTGGATGGAGCGGTGGCCGTTTGCGTTGCCAAATATCCTCAATGCTATCTTCACCTTTGCTGCCTTTTTGGCTATCTTGTTTGGGCTCGACGAG ACGCACGAGGTTGCACGGTACCGAAGCGACTGGGGCCGCCAGGTCGGAAGAACGCTCTTCGGATTCTTCTCCCGACGTCGGGTTCCACGTCATTATCGCCAGTTGAGGAATCTCGAGGACAACGAGTCTCTGTATATGGACGGTAGCGTGACCAGCACATCAGCCCCGTCTAGTCCGATCCGCCTGCAGGGACTTCCTCGTCATAAACGGCCTGGGTTCCGTCAAATCTGGACTCCCAATGTCCTATTGACATTGTTagttcattttcttctggCGTTCCACACCAGCGCCTTTAACGCTATGACTTTTGTCTTCCTCCCTACCCCGAGGGCTCCGGAGAATAGCCGGCGAGGGTTCTTCCATTTCAGCGGTGGCCTGGGACTACCATCCTCCCGTGTCGGTCTTGCAACGGCAATTATCGGGGTCATCGGCCTCCCGTTGCAGATCTTCGTATACCCTCACGTCCAATCTCGTCTAGGGACCTTGAGCTCTTTCCGCACATTTTTACCGTTTTCACCGGTTGCGTATACTCTGATGCCGTTCTTGGTGATCATCCCTCGGTACCCATGGCTAGTCTGGTCTGCCTTCACGGCTGTGGTTGGACTTCAGGTTATTTCTCGGACGTTTGCTCTTCCTGCTGCTATCATTCTTGTGAATAATTGTGTCACTGATCCGTCGATCCTTGGGACGGTGCATGGTGTCGCTCAGAGTATAGCGAGTGCAGCGCGTACACTGGGCCCCTTCATCGGTGGTTGGGGGCTAGGGCTGGGGTTGAAAAATAATCTTGTTGGTGGTATTTGGTGGGCACTAGCGTTGGAAGCATTGGTTggatggctgctgctgtggacAATACATGAGGGAAAGGGGAtcgagagaaggaaagatgCGAGAAGAGGCACCCAGGAAAGTTGA
- a CDS encoding huntingtin-interacting protein K yields the protein MRSKRPWRHHNILVSTDPADKHIPSRRSLKMSDSLPAASHDPDSIERSHPAHAEDRKAAAALSSLHANEIGTESSNKSSPADQEALGKAMSRLDIAPVTDAAARKVDTKKTQAVTKKAVKVSAEDVNLLVQELDLSKSKATELLKAHDGDMRKAIRAFISPMGA from the exons ATGCGTAGTAAGAGACCTTGGAGGCATCATAACATCCTAGTTTCAACCGATCCAGCAGATAAACATATACCTTCAAGACGCTCATTGAAAATGTCAGATTCCCTTCCCGCCGCATCCCATGATCCGGACTCCATCGAGCGATCTCATCCCGCCCACGCCGAAGACCGAAAAGCAGCCGCCGCGCTTTCCTCCCTGCACGCTAATGAGATCGGCACGGAATCAAGCAATAAGTCTTCGCCTGCCGATCAGGAGGCTTTGGGAAAAGCGATGAGTAGGTTGGATATTGCCCCGGTTACGGATGCAGCGGCCAGGAAGGTAGATACCAAGAAGACACAGGCAGTGACGAAGAAGGCTGTGAAGGTTTCGGCGGAGGATGTGAATTTATTA GTGCAAGAGTTGGACTTGAGTAAGAGCAAGGCAACGGAGTTGCTGAAGGCGCATGATGGTGATATGAGGAAAGCGATCCGGGCCTTCATTAGCCCCATGGGAGCATGA